The following coding sequences are from one Novosphingobium sp. KACC 22771 window:
- a CDS encoding bifunctional aminoglycoside phosphotransferase/ATP-binding protein yields MATDHSEQDQSATIAFLSAPGVERIDTHGAMIFLGPDRVYKLKRAVNLGYLDFSTLALRQAACRAELALNRRTAPDLYCGLRAIRRGADGALCWGDEGEVIDWVVVMRRFPAQDLLTQVAARGALTQPMLHALADGVADFHGRAQILRDADGAGRMRQVIVGNTRSFAAIAPDLLPPNKVADLQEQSLEALAQVADLLDARARAGKVRHGHGDLHLANICLWHGRPVPFDCLEFSAELATTDLLYDLAFLLMDLWHKGHAQAANLVANRYADRMGEEDGWSALPLFLSVRAAIRAHVGAATAARLSGAAREEKAGEARAYLDAALAFLRPGAAVLIAVGGLSGTGKSTLAGALAHRIGAAPGARWLRSDVIRKSLAGVAPEDRLPGETYTKEASRQVYATMVERAGAMLARGWPVVADAVFAAPDERAAIAGAAHAAGVPFLGLWLRADGATMQQRVAARRGDASDADAAVVARQMTYDCGDLSDWRVVAADGSRDAVVAAAIKAAQGLFILQKP; encoded by the coding sequence ATGGCCACGGATCACAGCGAGCAGGACCAGAGCGCGACCATCGCCTTTCTGTCCGCCCCCGGTGTCGAGCGGATCGACACCCATGGGGCGATGATTTTTCTTGGCCCGGACAGAGTTTACAAGCTGAAGCGGGCGGTCAATCTGGGCTATCTCGATTTCTCGACGCTGGCGCTGCGCCAGGCGGCGTGTCGGGCCGAACTGGCGCTCAACCGCAGGACCGCGCCTGACCTTTATTGCGGGCTGCGGGCGATCCGGCGGGGGGCGGACGGGGCGCTCTGCTGGGGTGATGAGGGCGAGGTGATCGACTGGGTGGTCGTCATGCGCCGCTTTCCCGCGCAGGATCTGTTGACGCAGGTGGCCGCGCGCGGTGCGTTGACCCAGCCCATGCTTCACGCTCTGGCCGATGGCGTGGCCGATTTTCATGGGCGGGCGCAGATTTTGCGCGATGCCGATGGCGCCGGGAGAATGCGCCAGGTGATTGTCGGCAACACCCGCTCCTTTGCCGCCATCGCGCCCGATCTCTTGCCCCCCAACAAAGTGGCCGATCTGCAAGAGCAAAGCCTTGAGGCGCTGGCGCAGGTGGCCGATCTGCTCGATGCGCGCGCGCGGGCGGGCAAGGTGCGCCACGGCCACGGCGATCTGCATCTGGCCAATATCTGTCTGTGGCATGGGCGGCCGGTGCCGTTCGATTGCCTTGAATTCAGCGCCGAACTGGCGACGACCGATCTGCTTTATGATCTGGCCTTCCTGCTGATGGATCTGTGGCACAAGGGTCATGCTCAGGCGGCCAATCTGGTCGCCAACCGCTATGCCGACCGGATGGGCGAAGAAGATGGCTGGAGCGCGCTGCCGCTGTTCCTGTCGGTGCGCGCGGCGATCCGGGCGCATGTGGGGGCGGCCACGGCGGCGCGGCTAAGCGGCGCGGCGCGCGAGGAAAAGGCGGGCGAGGCGCGGGCCTATCTTGATGCGGCGCTGGCGTTTCTGCGGCCCGGGGCGGCGGTGTTGATTGCGGTTGGCGGCCTGTCGGGTACGGGCAAATCGACGCTGGCCGGGGCGCTGGCGCATCGGATCGGCGCAGCGCCGGGCGCGCGCTGGCTGCGCTCGGATGTCATCCGCAAGAGTTTGGCGGGCGTGGCCCCCGAAGATCGCCTGCCCGGCGAGACCTATACGAAAGAGGCCAGCCGGCAGGTCTATGCCACGATGGTCGAGCGGGCCGGAGCGATGCTGGCGCGGGGATGGCCGGTGGTCGCCGATGCGGTCTTTGCGGCGCCGGATGAGCGCGCCGCGATTGCGGGCGCGGCCCATGCCGCCGGTGTTCCTTTCCTCGGCCTGTGGCTGAGGGCCGATGGCGCGACGATGCAGCAGCGCGTTGCGGCGCGGCGGGGCGACGCTTCGGATGCCGATGCCGCCGTGGTGGCGCGGCAAATGACTTATGATTGCGGCGATCTGTCGGACTGGCGCGTGGTTGCGGCGGACGGTTCGCGCGATGCGGTGGTGGCCGCCGCGATCAAGGCGGCACAGGGCCTGTTCATCTTGCAAAAGCCATAA
- a CDS encoding CYTH and CHAD domain-containing protein, with protein sequence MNETGAVETGLRKAPDGLSDHEGQQHGPEEVEIKLAASQSMLENLRHHPALLGQSQSETLRTTYFDTPDGALAAGKASLRVRRRAKGCEQTLKIALGRKSQMQRSEWNQPLHADAQAPDPSAFPAPAALALDRMRGGAHLLPYAELAVERETRLLRRGKALIEVAFDKGEIRAGDRPTQPIAEIELELCEGRLADLLRLALELPLGPDLGWSIRTKAQRAQALAKGRTPQAVSAAPVALTRGMSGARAFQTIGWNVLAHAVGNLGLVISRGDPGAIHQLRVAIRRMRAALSLFAKDLLALDPQARLWRQELREAAMLLAPARDLHVLAQSMKNPPDALLRAEAAATQNAREGLSQPRFQRLWLQLALWLEDGAYLASPLAGVAVEPMAAAMIERQRDAIRGMRKRLTGMSDSDLHELRKDVKKLRYSAGFFVALDKSRIGRAHQGALEQVQGALGQIQDQVSAMEAGVAITRLLDLPRGEALALQAQLDKAMALPAAGRARAIEQARAGLALEKAHAGWWEAL encoded by the coding sequence ATGAACGAGACTGGCGCTGTTGAGACAGGCTTGCGCAAGGCCCCCGATGGATTGTCCGATCATGAAGGGCAGCAGCATGGGCCCGAAGAAGTGGAAATCAAGCTGGCCGCCAGCCAGAGCATGCTGGAAAACCTGCGCCACCATCCCGCTCTGCTCGGCCAGAGCCAAAGCGAAACCCTGCGCACCACCTATTTCGACACGCCCGATGGCGCGCTGGCGGCGGGCAAGGCCAGCCTGCGCGTCAGGCGGCGAGCGAAAGGCTGCGAACAGACGCTGAAAATCGCGCTGGGCCGCAAGAGCCAGATGCAGCGCAGCGAGTGGAACCAGCCGTTGCATGCCGATGCGCAGGCCCCCGACCCATCCGCCTTTCCCGCCCCCGCGGCGCTGGCGCTGGATCGGATGCGGGGCGGCGCGCATCTCTTGCCCTATGCCGAGCTGGCGGTAGAGCGCGAGACGAGGCTGCTGCGCCGAGGCAAAGCCTTGATCGAAGTGGCCTTTGACAAAGGCGAGATCCGCGCCGGTGATCGACCGACCCAGCCGATTGCCGAAATCGAACTGGAATTATGCGAGGGGCGACTGGCCGATTTGTTGCGGCTGGCGCTGGAATTGCCGTTGGGGCCGGATTTGGGCTGGTCCATCCGCACCAAGGCGCAGCGGGCGCAGGCGCTTGCCAAGGGGCGCACGCCGCAGGCGGTGTCCGCCGCCCCTGTCGCGCTGACGCGGGGCATGAGCGGGGCCCGGGCGTTCCAGACGATCGGATGGAATGTGCTGGCCCATGCGGTGGGCAATCTGGGGTTGGTGATCAGCCGGGGCGATCCCGGCGCGATCCATCAGTTGCGTGTGGCGATCCGGCGGATGCGGGCGGCGCTCTCGCTGTTTGCCAAGGATCTGCTGGCGCTCGACCCGCAGGCGCGGCTGTGGCGGCAGGAATTGCGCGAGGCGGCGATGCTGCTGGCCCCGGCGCGCGATCTGCATGTTTTGGCCCAAAGCATGAAAAACCCGCCCGATGCTCTGCTGCGTGCAGAGGCCGCCGCCACGCAAAACGCGCGCGAAGGCCTGAGCCAGCCCCGGTTTCAGCGGCTCTGGCTGCAACTGGCGCTTTGGCTGGAGGATGGAGCCTATCTGGCCTCACCGTTGGCCGGGGTGGCGGTGGAGCCGATGGCCGCCGCCATGATCGAGCGCCAGCGCGATGCGATCAGGGGCATGCGCAAACGCCTGACCGGGATGAGCGACAGTGATCTGCACGAATTGCGCAAGGATGTGAAGAAGCTGCGCTACTCGGCGGGCTTCTTTGTGGCGCTGGACAAAAGCCGGATCGGGCGTGCCCATCAGGGCGCGCTGGAACAGGTGCAGGGCGCGCTGGGCCAGATACAGGATCAGGTCAGCGCGATGGAGGCGGGCGTGGCCATAACGCGCCTGCTCGACCTGCCGCGGGGCGAAGCGCTGGCGTTGCAGGCGCAGCTCGACAAGGCCATGGCCCTGCCCGCCGCCGGACGCGCGCGCGCCATTGAGCAGGCCCGCGCCGGACTCGCGCTGGAAAAGGCACATGCGGGCTGGTGGGAAGCGCTGTAA
- a CDS encoding winged helix-turn-helix domain-containing protein, which yields MSEEGLRLKIAIRVMSGEEIAMGPGKADLLDAIDATGSISAAGRAMDMSYRRAWLLVDAMNRCWASPLVETMPNGAARSGARLSVAGRKVLDAYRALQRGAAMVEGGAEWQSLKAQLLPIPREHQ from the coding sequence ATGAGCGAGGAAGGCCTGCGCCTGAAAATCGCGATCCGCGTGATGAGCGGGGAGGAAATCGCCATGGGGCCGGGCAAGGCCGATCTGCTCGATGCCATTGATGCCACAGGATCGATCTCGGCGGCCGGGCGGGCGATGGATATGAGCTATCGCCGCGCATGGCTGTTGGTGGATGCGATGAACCGCTGCTGGGCCTCGCCTCTGGTCGAAACCATGCCCAATGGGGCGGCGCGTTCGGGGGCGCGGCTCAGCGTTGCGGGGCGCAAGGTTTTAGACGCCTATCGGGCCCTTCAGCGCGGGGCGGCGATGGTTGAGGGCGGGGCCGAATGGCAGAGCCTGAAGGCCCAGCTTTTGCCGATCCCGCGCGAACACCAATAG
- a CDS encoding DUF47 family protein, whose amino-acid sequence MTRIVTIRQIASLPYRRVGDSADSPVEVLMVTSRGTGRWVLPKGNAMKGLSAHAAAAQEAYEEAGLEGAVCPTALGDYRYRKQLKSGASLLVDVRVFPLAVTTELDEWPEAGQRTRQWFPLATAADLVDEPELRALMVRFRPSDFADSSGKPIVGRSLALMRETVRMFHWFQALLPKQGNFFALFEAHVATLTAGSDALARLLQGGSGMSQHIREIVEREEEADNITRDVLTTVRKTFLTPFDRSAITSLIGSMDDSIDQMQQTAGAVSLYEVTEFEQEMRDMAAIIVDCSRLLSEAMPLLRDIHGNAARLHELTGRIVEMEGHSDEIHAKGLKKTFKLYGKADPLTFFIQREIYIHLEKVVDRFEDVANEIDGLVIDHA is encoded by the coding sequence ATGACAAGGATAGTGACAATTCGTCAGATCGCCAGCCTGCCCTATCGACGTGTTGGTGATTCGGCCGATTCGCCTGTTGAGGTCCTTATGGTCACCTCGCGGGGGACCGGGCGTTGGGTTTTGCCCAAAGGCAATGCGATGAAGGGTCTGTCCGCCCATGCCGCCGCTGCGCAGGAAGCGTATGAGGAAGCAGGGCTGGAAGGCGCGGTTTGTCCCACTGCGCTGGGGGATTACCGGTATCGCAAACAGTTAAAATCGGGCGCCTCACTCCTGGTGGATGTGAGGGTTTTTCCGTTGGCCGTTACAACCGAACTTGACGAATGGCCCGAAGCAGGGCAGCGGACGCGGCAATGGTTCCCGCTGGCAACGGCGGCGGACCTTGTTGATGAGCCAGAACTGCGCGCACTGATGGTCCGGTTTCGGCCATCCGACTTTGCCGATTCGTCCGGCAAGCCAATCGTGGGCCGCAGCCTGGCACTGATGAGGGAAACTGTTCGAATGTTTCACTGGTTTCAGGCGCTGCTCCCCAAGCAGGGCAATTTCTTCGCGCTGTTTGAAGCCCATGTTGCCACGCTGACCGCGGGCAGCGACGCCTTGGCCCGCCTGCTTCAGGGCGGCTCGGGCATGAGCCAGCACATCCGCGAGATCGTCGAGCGCGAGGAAGAGGCCGACAATATCACGCGCGACGTGCTCACCACGGTGCGCAAGACGTTCCTTACCCCCTTTGACCGCAGCGCAATCACCAGCCTGATCGGTTCGATGGACGATTCGATCGACCAGATGCAGCAGACCGCCGGCGCGGTCAGCCTGTATGAAGTGACCGAGTTCGAGCAGGAAATGCGCGATATGGCCGCGATCATCGTCGATTGCTCGCGCCTGCTGTCCGAAGCGATGCCGCTGCTGCGCGACATTCACGGCAATGCCGCGCGCCTGCACGAGCTGACGGGGCGCATCGTCGAGATGGAAGGCCATTCGGATGAAATCCACGCCAAGGGCCTGAAAAAGACCTTCAAGCTCTATGGCAAGGCCGATCCGCTGACCTTCTTTATCCAGCGCGAAATCTATATCCACCTCGAAAAGGTGGTGGACCGTTTCGAGGACGTCGCCAACGAGATCGACGGTCTCGTGATCGACCACGCCTAA
- a CDS encoding inorganic phosphate transporter: MDHVIVALPLIIALVALALAFDFINGLHDAANSIATVVSTKLLTPVQAVLFAAFFNFAAYWMFGLKVAETVGKGIIDKDVVTPHVIFGALVGAMAWNVFTWVKGIPSSSSHALVGGLVGSGVMHAGTNAVVWSGIIKTTSFIALAPLLGMMAAMLLMMITSWIFMKATAKSAEGVFKKLHILSSAAYSIGHGANDAQKTMGIITVLLYSQGLLKGDFAVPGWVVIGCYVAMGLGTLSGGWKIIETMGSRITKLSHHQGFCASMGGSLLLFGATAFGIPVSTTHTITGCIMGVGAAKRTSAVRWGVAQRLVVAWLVTIPAAAIVGAVFYEIAVLIDRAL, translated from the coding sequence ATGGACCATGTTATCGTGGCCCTGCCCTTGATCATCGCCCTTGTGGCGCTGGCGCTGGCATTCGACTTCATCAACGGGCTGCATGACGCGGCCAATTCCATCGCAACGGTGGTTTCTACCAAGCTGTTGACGCCGGTTCAGGCGGTGCTCTTCGCCGCCTTCTTCAACTTTGCCGCCTACTGGATGTTCGGCCTGAAAGTGGCCGAAACGGTGGGCAAGGGCATCATCGACAAGGATGTGGTCACCCCCCATGTCATCTTTGGCGCTCTGGTGGGCGCGATGGCGTGGAATGTGTTCACCTGGGTCAAGGGCATCCCCTCCTCGTCCAGCCATGCGCTGGTGGGCGGGCTGGTCGGCTCGGGCGTGATGCATGCGGGCACAAACGCTGTTGTGTGGTCGGGCATTATCAAGACAACCTCCTTCATCGCACTGGCGCCGCTGCTGGGCATGATGGCGGCGATGCTGCTGATGATGATCACATCGTGGATCTTTATGAAGGCCACCGCCAAGAGCGCGGAGGGCGTGTTCAAAAAGCTCCACATCCTGTCATCGGCCGCCTATTCGATCGGGCATGGCGCCAATGACGCGCAAAAGACGATGGGCATCATCACGGTGCTGCTCTATTCGCAGGGCCTGCTCAAGGGCGACTTTGCGGTGCCGGGCTGGGTCGTGATCGGTTGCTATGTGGCGATGGGTCTGGGCACGCTGTCGGGCGGGTGGAAGATCATCGAGACGATGGGCAGCCGCATCACCAAGCTGTCGCACCATCAGGGCTTCTGCGCCTCAATGGGCGGATCGTTGCTGCTGTTTGGCGCAACCGCTTTCGGTATCCCGGTTTCCACCACCCACACGATCACCGGATGCATCATGGGCGTGGGCGCGGCCAAGCGGACCAGCGCGGTGCGCTGGGGCGTGGCGCAGCGGCTGGTTGTGGCATGGCTGGTGACCATTCCGGCCGCCGCGATTGTCGGTGCGGTTTTCTATGAAATCGCGGTGCTGATCGACCGGGCTCTTTAA
- a CDS encoding cytochrome C, which translates to MALPWLAASVAAQPDPARLDPAKGINDPELARSDFIEHCGGCHGPDGRSAPAALPELRGRVGWLMCTPASRAYLLRLPNIAHSRISDNAELADMLNYMVFVVGGDSAPVGTRPFTAEEVTRERAHPLVSGSLTAERARHVGEAIRQCHAPVSLRLNFPGEKKG; encoded by the coding sequence ATGGCGCTGCCTTGGCTGGCGGCATCGGTGGCGGCGCAACCTGATCCGGCCCGACTGGATCCGGCAAAGGGCATCAACGATCCTGAACTGGCGCGTTCCGATTTCATCGAGCATTGCGGCGGGTGTCATGGGCCGGATGGGCGCTCGGCGCCTGCGGCTCTGCCCGAATTGCGCGGGCGAGTGGGTTGGCTGATGTGCACGCCCGCCTCGCGCGCCTATCTGCTGCGCCTGCCCAATATTGCGCACAGCCGGATCAGCGATAATGCCGAACTGGCCGATATGCTCAATTATATGGTGTTCGTGGTGGGCGGGGATAGCGCCCCGGTGGGCACCCGTCCCTTTACCGCCGAGGAAGTGACCCGCGAGAGGGCGCATCCCCTGGTGTCCGGCTCGCTGACGGCGGAGCGGGCGCGGCATGTGGGCGAGGCGATCCGGCAGTGTCATGCGCCGGTTTCGTTGCGGTTGAATTTTCCCGGCGAGAAGAAGGGGTAG
- a CDS encoding methylamine dehydrogenase light chain: MKLFNPDAAAEKLLRRFAGGTSRRGMLARLGGALVAAPVFPLLPVSRAGAAKPDRSPEAKTAFARKAQITDDTKCDYWRYCAIDGALCSCCGGGIHTCPPGAESSPVSWVGTCINPEDGKAYMIAYRDCCGKPMCTQCMCDNQDRETPLYVPQLNNNIIWCFGTQSMEYHCSTAVMVGPA, translated from the coding sequence ATGAAACTGTTCAATCCCGATGCCGCCGCCGAAAAGCTGCTGCGCCGCTTTGCCGGGGGCACATCGCGCCGGGGCATGTTGGCGCGGCTGGGCGGGGCGCTGGTGGCCGCGCCTGTGTTCCCGCTGCTGCCCGTCAGCCGCGCCGGGGCCGCCAAGCCCGACCGCAGCCCGGAGGCCAAGACCGCCTTTGCGCGCAAGGCCCAGATTACCGACGATACGAAATGTGATTACTGGCGCTATTGCGCGATTGACGGCGCGCTGTGCTCCTGCTGCGGCGGGGGCATCCATACCTGCCCGCCGGGGGCGGAATCCTCGCCGGTGTCCTGGGTCGGCACCTGCATCAATCCCGAGGACGGCAAGGCCTATATGATCGCCTATCGCGATTGCTGCGGCAAGCCGATGTGCACCCAGTGCATGTGCGACAATCAGGACCGCGAGACGCCGCTCTATGTGCCTCAACTCAACAACAACATCATCTGGTGCTTTGGCACCCAGAGCATGGAATACCATTGCTCGACCGCAGTGATGGTGGGGCCGGCCTGA
- a CDS encoding methylamine utilization protein MauD produces MILSLVISQVVSWLVMAGLVVALLALARQVGVLHMRVAPAGALTTAGGPAVGSGSPVIEANDLNGRHVHIGGPAKDKPLRLLMFVSAMCPLCKGLIPVAKSFAKDERLDLTFIGDDDVATQRKLIAQQGLESYTFVNGPDVGQAFAVGKLPYAVLMDADGVVLSKGLVNSREHLESLIIAHEMGVKSVQDYIASLKVVG; encoded by the coding sequence ATGATCCTTTCGCTGGTCATTTCACAGGTTGTATCGTGGCTGGTCATGGCCGGGCTGGTGGTGGCGCTGTTGGCGCTGGCGCGGCAGGTGGGCGTGTTGCACATGCGGGTGGCGCCGGCGGGCGCGCTGACCACGGCGGGCGGGCCTGCGGTGGGTTCGGGCAGCCCGGTGATCGAGGCCAATGATCTCAACGGTCGCCATGTCCATATCGGCGGCCCGGCCAAGGACAAGCCGCTGCGCCTGCTGATGTTCGTGTCGGCCATGTGCCCGCTGTGCAAGGGGCTGATCCCCGTGGCCAAGAGCTTTGCCAAGGATGAGCGGCTCGACCTGACCTTTATCGGCGACGATGATGTCGCGACCCAGCGCAAGCTGATCGCGCAGCAGGGGCTGGAGAGTTACACTTTCGTCAACGGCCCCGATGTCGGTCAGGCCTTTGCCGTGGGCAAGCTGCCCTATGCGGTGCTGATGGATGCCGATGGGGTCGTGCTGTCCAAGGGGCTGGTCAACAGCCGCGAGCATCTTGAGAGCCTGATCATCGCCCACGAAATGGGGGTGAAGAGCGTGCAGGACTATATCGCCTCGCTCAAGGTCGTCGGCTGA
- a CDS encoding MauE/DoxX family redox-associated membrane protein, whose protein sequence is MGALLATLLLGFAMGAGLIFAFAGIGHWRHRRLLGGVVGNYRLLPDGLVAPVAALLPWGEMAMGLALVSAAFSPLSGRAGALAGGGVLLLFGWAMAVNLRRGRGFIDCGCGHAELRQPLSWMLVVRNLVLALPLLAFAALGPDLHDGLALIAAMVAGLAVWLGYNLFNALAALQSSPLSVSMHPIRLPTRR, encoded by the coding sequence ATGGGGGCTTTGCTGGCCACGCTGCTGCTGGGCTTTGCCATGGGGGCGGGGTTGATTTTTGCCTTTGCCGGGATCGGGCATTGGCGGCATCGGCGCTTGCTGGGCGGGGTGGTCGGCAATTACCGGCTCCTGCCGGATGGGTTGGTGGCGCCGGTGGCGGCTCTCCTGCCTTGGGGCGAAATGGCGATGGGGCTAGCCTTGGTGTCGGCGGCTTTTTCGCCTTTGTCTGGCCGCGCGGGAGCGCTGGCGGGCGGCGGTGTGCTGCTGCTCTTTGGCTGGGCCATGGCGGTCAATCTGCGGCGTGGGCGCGGCTTTATCGATTGCGGCTGCGGCCATGCGGAATTGCGCCAGCCTTTGAGTTGGATGCTGGTGGTGCGCAATCTGGTGCTGGCGTTGCCTTTGCTGGCCTTCGCCGCGCTGGGGCCGGACTTGCACGATGGCTTGGCGCTGATCGCCGCGATGGTGGCGGGGCTGGCGGTATGGCTGGGCTATAATCTGTTCAATGCCTTGGCGGCGCTGCAATCCAGCCCGCTTTCGGTCAGTATGCATCCCATTCGGCTTCCCACTCGGAGATAG
- a CDS encoding amine dehydrogenase large subunit, whose protein sequence is MSRHTSHVFALRAAALLIGSALAPFGAQAAVPTEPETPNVATLASPNPGWFYVRGGFDTAGTQIVDSATGKMVGMVDTSRTSDMAVDPAGKFYYVSETIWSKGNRGTRQDLLSIYDANSLKLQTEVPFPGRLIIGAQVNNFAISPDGKSAYIFNLTPAASVNIVDLGKRKFARNVELPGCAGLMPIAEGLVSVCSDGSLASLNLSGGKAEITRSAPFFSATNDPVFDAYNYSAKRKEAVFLSYTGLIYTAKIGLKPEIAAPFSIQAAAGLRPGETRPLDVNWLPGGRQLTAWHHASNHLYVLMHIGEFWTQKESGEEIWDVDLSAKKVVKRFPLEDHIDNIEVTQGDKPKLFVNNGKNDGYILDLATWTLGPKIGAIGGGVIATFEAP, encoded by the coding sequence ATGTCTCGCCACACTTCGCACGTTTTCGCCCTTCGCGCCGCTGCCCTGCTGATCGGTTCGGCGCTGGCGCCCTTTGGCGCGCAGGCCGCCGTGCCCACAGAGCCGGAAACGCCCAATGTCGCGACGCTGGCCTCGCCCAATCCGGGCTGGTTCTATGTGCGCGGGGGATTTGATACGGCGGGGACCCAGATCGTGGACAGCGCCACCGGCAAGATGGTGGGCATGGTCGATACCAGCCGCACATCGGATATGGCGGTCGATCCGGCGGGCAAGTTCTACTACGTTTCGGAAACGATCTGGAGCAAGGGCAACCGGGGCACGCGGCAGGACCTGCTCTCGATCTATGACGCCAACAGTTTGAAGCTGCAGACCGAGGTGCCGTTTCCCGGCCGCCTGATCATCGGCGCGCAGGTCAATAATTTCGCGATCTCGCCCGATGGCAAAAGCGCCTATATCTTCAATCTGACGCCCGCCGCCTCGGTCAATATCGTCGATCTGGGCAAGCGCAAATTTGCCCGCAATGTCGAATTGCCGGGCTGCGCCGGGCTGATGCCGATTGCCGAGGGGCTGGTGTCGGTGTGCTCGGACGGTTCGCTGGCCTCGCTCAACCTGTCGGGCGGCAAGGCGGAAATCACCCGCAGCGCCCCCTTCTTTTCGGCCACCAATGATCCGGTGTTCGATGCTTATAATTATTCGGCCAAGCGCAAGGAGGCGGTGTTCCTCAGCTATACCGGGCTGATCTATACAGCCAAGATCGGGTTGAAGCCGGAAATCGCCGCGCCCTTTTCCATTCAGGCCGCCGCCGGTCTGCGCCCCGGCGAGACCAGGCCGCTCGATGTCAACTGGCTGCCCGGTGGGCGGCAATTGACCGCATGGCATCATGCCAGCAACCACCTCTATGTGCTGATGCATATCGGCGAATTCTGGACCCAGAAGGAATCCGGCGAGGAGATCTGGGACGTTGATCTGTCCGCCAAAAAGGTGGTCAAGCGCTTCCCGCTGGAGGATCACATCGACAATATCGAGGTGACGCAGGGCGACAAGCCCAAGCTGTTTGTCAACAACGGCAAGAATGACGGCTATATTCTCGATCTGGCAACATGGACGCTGGGGCCGAAGATTGGCGCGATCGGCGGCGGGGTCATCGCCACTTTCGAGGCACCCTGA
- a CDS encoding MFS transporter codes for MRRILLAEQDSWASGRVMARGFGLPAAAVLGCLQPAIDPVFLTLLSRATPLRAADHGWVVGMTQTASALAAMMVWWLGPRMPLRAVLALALAAMVAGLLTPLAQGLAGVLLLRGIYGLGMGAIYARAMGGFAAARPTGAYAIVLLVQLMLATLLSLVLPDLAERIGAGRALAILALVPLAAAVALRSAPEGGGARPVPSGQSATPRAGWALALANFWFICATMMVWSLCGAMAVQAGHSEGLIGRAVAIGSLAGAATAIAVMRERLRVPLPVTACLVGASLLAPLVLTRPGAGAGFVLAMVLLNIGSTAIIIRCSGLASALGLDPRFRVFVAATHNLGMSAGPALGSGLLWAMPDGGLLLGAGLAVLAGVAAVVIGWRGLRHCAHWPMPRPPFAAWGRQKGLD; via the coding sequence ATGCGTCGGATTTTGCTTGCAGAGCAGGATAGCTGGGCGTCGGGCCGCGTGATGGCGCGGGGGTTTGGCCTGCCCGCGGCGGCGGTTCTGGGCTGTCTGCAACCGGCGATTGATCCGGTGTTTCTCACCCTGCTGTCGCGGGCCACGCCTTTGCGCGCCGCCGATCATGGCTGGGTGGTGGGCATGACCCAAACGGCCTCGGCGCTGGCGGCGATGATGGTCTGGTGGCTGGGGCCAAGGATGCCGCTGCGCGCGGTGCTGGCGCTGGCGCTGGCGGCGATGGTGGCGGGGCTGCTGACGCCGCTGGCGCAGGGGCTGGCCGGGGTGCTGCTGCTGCGCGGGATCTATGGGCTGGGTATGGGGGCTATCTATGCCCGCGCCATGGGCGGCTTTGCGGCGGCGCGGCCAACGGGCGCCTATGCGATTGTCCTGCTGGTGCAATTGATGCTGGCCACGCTGCTCTCGCTGGTGCTGCCTGATCTGGCCGAAAGGATCGGGGCGGGGCGGGCGCTGGCCATTCTGGCGCTGGTGCCGCTGGCCGCCGCCGTCGCGCTGCGCTCTGCGCCCGAAGGCGGCGGTGCGCGCCCGGTGCCTTCGGGTCAAAGTGCCACGCCGCGCGCGGGCTGGGCGCTGGCGCTGGCCAATTTCTGGTTCATCTGCGCCACGATGATGGTGTGGAGCCTGTGCGGCGCCATGGCGGTGCAGGCCGGGCACAGCGAAGGGCTGATCGGGCGGGCGGTCGCGATCGGCTCGCTGGCCGGGGCGGCCACGGCGATTGCGGTGATGCGCGAGAGGCTTCGCGTGCCTTTGCCGGTTACGGCTTGTCTGGTGGGTGCGTCGCTGCTGGCGCCTTTGGTGCTGACGCGGCCCGGCGCGGGGGCGGGGTTTGTGCTGGCGATGGTGCTGCTCAATATCGGGTCCACCGCGATCATCATCCGCTGTTCCGGTCTCGCCAGTGCGCTCGGGCTTGATCCGCGCTTTCGCGTCTTTGTGGCCGCCACGCATAATCTGGGCATGAGCGCAGGCCCCGCGCTGGGATCGGGTCTGCTCTGGGCGATGCCTGATGGTGGATTGCTGCTGGGCGCGGGGCTGGCGGTGCTGGCCGGGGTGGCGGCGGTGGTGATCGGATGGCGGGGTTTACGCCATTGTGCGCATTGGCCGATGCCGCGCCCGCCTTTCGCGGCTTGGGGCCGACAGAAGGGGCTTGATTAA